A genomic region of Anas acuta chromosome 1, bAnaAcu1.1, whole genome shotgun sequence contains the following coding sequences:
- the RAB39A gene encoding ras-related protein Rab-39A encodes MPGVGAIGARCGHRYRHRPRPRPRPRESPRESPEEEPGPGGAAMDAAIWIYQFRLIVLGDSTVGKSCLLHRFTEGRFPGPLHSDPTVGVDFFSRLVEIEPGKRVKLQLWDTAGQERFRSITRSYYRNSVGGLLVFDITNRRSFEHVKDWLEEAKMHVQPFQIVFLLVGHKCDLVSQREVTREEAEKLSSACGMKYIETSAKDATNVEESFTILTRDIYELVKKGEITIQDGWEGVKSGFVPNVVHSSEEAVKPRRQCIC; translated from the exons ATGCCGGGCGTTGGGGCGATCGGAGCGCGGTGCGGGCACCGCTACCGCcaccggccccggccccggccccggccgcgggAGAGCCCCCGAGAGAGCCCCGAGGAGGAGCCGGGCCCGGGCGGGGCCGCCATGGACGCGGCGATTTGGATCTACCAGTTCCGCCTGATCGTGCTGGGGGACTCCACCGTGGGCAAGTCCTGCCTCCTGCACCGCTTCACCGAGGGGCGCTTCCCCGGGCCGCTGCACTCCGACCCCACCGTGGGGGTGGACTTCTTCTCCCGCCTGGTGGAGATCGAGCCCGGCAAGAGGGTcaagctgcagctctgggacaCGGCCGGCCAAGAGCGCTTCAG atcAATAACACGATCTTACTATCGCAATTCTGTCGGTGGCTTGCTAGTGTTTGACATCACAAATCGGCGATCTTTTGAACATGTGAAAGACTGGCTAGAAGAAGCAAAAATGCATGTACAGCCCTTTCAGATTGTTTTCCTGTTAGTGGGACATAAATGTGACTTAGTATCACAGCGTGAGGTTACAAgagaagaagctgaaaaacTGTCATCTGCCTGTGGTATGAAATACATAGAAACCTCAGCAAAAGATGCCACAAATGTTGAAGAGTCCTTTACAATTCTTACGCGAGACATCTATGAACTTgtaaaaaaaggagaaatcacAATACAAGATGGATGGGAAGGTGTTAAGAGTGGCTTTGTTCCAAACGTTGTGCATTCATCAGAGGAAGCCGTAAAGCCCAGAAGACAGTGCATCTGCTGA